GCGACCAACCGTGGATCCATGGGTAGGCATCCTTCTTCTCATAAACCTTCCTTGACTTGTATCCTGACTTCGCCGCCGTACTGCAACCGCTACGATTACACGCGCACTTACGCGCTGGAGTTGGCACTGCTCGGCGTGGATGAAGCAGGGCTGGTCAACTTGCGCCAGGCGATGTTGAGCTGCACCGTCGAGAATCGGACCAAGGAACTTCTGAAGCTCAATCCCGCCTGGCACAAGGCCATCGAAGCGGCTGACCAACAGCCTTTGCTGCAAAGCATTCTCCGCTATCTGGAGAGCCAGAAGGAATTGGACTTGCTCAACAACGACGGCATCCCGCGCATGGTTCGCGGCTATTTTTACGAAATGGCGTGCGTCATCGCCGAGTGCGCGCGCGTGCTGAAGCCGGGAGCGCCGATGCTCATGGTGAACGACAACGTGCGCTACGCCGGAGTGAGCGTCTCGGTGGATGTGATTCTGTCTGACCTCGCGCAGAAGCTGGGCTTCAAAGTGGAGCGAATCCTCGTTTTGCCGAACGGCAAAGGAAACAGCAGCCAGCAAATGGGCGCGCATGGCCGCAATCCGCTGCGCAAATGCGTTTGCCTCTGGCGCAAACCATGAGGGTGTTGGTTGCCCGAACTGCCCGACATCACGATTTACATCGTACCGCTGGAAGCCCCAGTCAGAGCCGTTAAAGCGTTACAAGGTTAAATCGTTGAATCAGTCCCGTGAACGGTCTGAACCGGCTGGTCAGGATACACGGCACTGGCGAAGCAGGGCGGAATGGTGTTCAATAGCAATCGAAACAACGATGGCGAACGCCCATGAATGAGCCTTCCTCCTATTCCGAGAATCCGCGCGGTCTGAAGCGTTCCACGACGAGATGGGCCTCGCTCCGGCCGACACTTACGATCCGCTGATCGAAGCGTTCAAAAAGGACATGGACCGAACGCTCTTACGAGAGAACTTGAAACTGACACCGGCGCAGCGGGCGCAGAAATTCCTGGACTTTGCCCGTTTCGCGGACGAACTGCGGGAAGCCGGCAGGCGAGCCAGAGCAAAAGATCCTTCATGGGGGTTGAAGTGACATGCCAACAGATTTTTAAGGAGTTCTTCAATCGCTCACTCGACACGACGTCAATTCATCCTCATCGGCGGGGTGGCTGCGATCATCCATGGCTCGGCGCGGCTGACCTTCGACATTGATGTGGTCTACTGTGCAGACCGTGGGATTGACGACAGATCGACCGGAGAACCGTAGCGCAGATTTTCAATCTGCGGTATCGCCGATTTCCAATCGGCAGGGCGCCGGCAACTCCCAGCGTGCTCGGACTGGGAGACGCCCCGCAGAATACAATTCTGCGATACGGCAGAGTGCAACTCTGCGCTACGAGCTTTGTCGTCCAGGCGCCCGATTGCGGCGAGGCGCCGCACGCAGCACGCGAGGCGCGTGCGCTCCCCATGAAGGAGTGTGAAATATCCGGGCTACTGTAGAGGGCTAGGGGGCTAGGGCTGGCGCTTCACTTCCTCCCTAACCCGAACTGATCGCCCGCGCGAACCGGCCGGTCTCCTTTGAAAACAATTTCCAACATTTTCTCGCTCTGCACGGCCCGGCCTTCTTCGTCTTTCAACTCGGCCACGGTCCTTCGCGTCGCCACCTCGATCACATCGCCAGTGGAAGGATAGGCGTAGCGGCCGTCGATGCTGAACGTGATCCAGCCAGGTTGATCCCGCACTTCCAGGGTCGCGACTTGCTTCGGTGGCAACACGGTGTTGTCGAAGATGTGCATGCGGCTGTTGTGCGCGTCGGTGAGCCAGATTTCCTTTTCGTCCGGCGTCAAGCCGACGCCATGGCTGGGGCAACCGTGCCGCTTGGTCGGGCCTTTGTTGTAGCCTTGCACTTCGACGCGATGAAGCATTTTGCCCGTGGTCAAATCGCCGATCTCAAATCCAAGCAGATCGTTGACGTTCACATAACAGAGCGTCCCCCGGCCATTGACCGTGAATGGCCGGATCGCGCTGCTGAACGGTCCGACCTCGCGCAGCACGGAATGGGTCTTGGTGTCCGTGACCCGGAGCAAGGGCGACTTCAGTCCAGCCAGGAAAGCGTGCTTGCCGTCGAGGCCGTAAATCGTGTTGTGCGCGCCGGATTTGGTCACAATCTTTTTGATAATCTCGCCCGTGAGCGCGTTGACGACGTGCCAGTGCTCCTTCTCCAAAGACGGCAAATACATCACCTTTCCATCGGGCGACAGCGCCATGCGGTCGCATCCGCCTTCGTAAGATTTTTCCCAAAGAATCTTTTCGGTGACCAGATCGAGGCAGGTCAAGTATTTGAGCGTGCTGATGTAAATCCGTTTGGTGTCGGCGCTCGCGCAAACGCCTTTCACGTTGAGCGGTTTCTTGTCGTCATCCAGACCGGCGGTTGGAATGCGCTTCACGAAGCGGTGCCCGTGGTCGATGTCGAAGACGATCAGGCCGTGCCCGCCATATTCGAGGTAATTGCGGATGCCAGGTTGAGCCACGTAAAGGAGCCGGCGCTCGCCGGATTTGGCCGCATCGGCTGCGAAGCATGATCGGAGGCTCGGTCCGCTGGATTGCAGCCACATGAGAACGCCCAGGGAAAGCGCGATAACGCTTGGGCGCCGGCAGGAAGGAATAGTTCGAGTCATAGGGATCAAGGTTTGCTGGTGACGAATCGTGCCGAGTCAGCCGGGGAATTTCAAGAACGCCGTTGGGGGTGCGATTAAAAGTGTCGGTCAGCGACTCCAATAGACTTCCCTCTCTCCCGGGGAGGAACGAGTGGGGAGAGAGTTGGAGAGAGGGGTTTCTTGGAAACATCAGAAGCGAGCCAACACCCTCCTCTCCCCAGCCCTCTCCTCCTTTCGGGAAGAGAGTGAGAAACTCTTCGTCGCGGACGGCGCCGCTTGTCTCCAGTAGCTGCGACTCACGACGCCGGAGCGCTGCCGCGCAGACGGGCGATTTTCTGGCGGATTTCCTTCAAGATCGAAGTGAGTTCGCGCTGGTCCGATCCGGGAAGGTATTCGCACAGGACGTTCAGAAAGAACGAATCCTCATGCTCGGTTCGCGAGACAAGCTGGACGAGGTCGGCCTCATAAATGGCGGCGCGGTCGAGGTCGAATTGGCGATAGAGGCTGGGGAGCGCGAAAAGCTTGAGCAAGATCAGGCCTTCAACGGTCGCCGTGCGGAGCTGGCCGACGGTATAGGAGAGTTCGGTCGCGTATTCCCGCGTAATCTTCCCGAAGAAAGGGTGCTCGTAAAACAACAAGTCCACGCGCAAACCGTGAAAATTGCCTTTGGCGAACATGTCGTTTCGCTCGGTGAGTTCTAATTCCGGGATCTCCAGAAGATGCGGAGCGGCCAGTATGAGGTCCAAATCCTCGGTGTTTCGCCCGGGCACATGTTGCAGGAGAGCAATCCCTCCAACCACGACGAACGGGATATTCCGCTGCCGCAGCAACAGCAGAAAATCGTTCATCGCGCGGGCGTAGTCCGATTCCATCGCGCCCGACCACTTAGCTGGATTGGCCGCATGCGCCAACTGAATAATTCGCCCCGCATCGAACGGTCGAGCAGGATGGCTGGCCACGGCTCTCATGCTGCGCAGATCCTACCGTGCATCCGGTCGCGCTGCAACCTCGTGGCCTGAGCTTCTGAGTAATCTCTTGACCAGAGCCAGCCAAGATTCGCTGCCAAATCGACCCAATATCTGCGGAGCCGTCCATTTTTCGGCGGATTGTGATGGAAAGAATGTCAGATCCAAGGTAAGAATTGCGCGGCAAGTGGCTAAAATCTCGCTTATGAACTCGACACTCCATCACGCATGTCTCACGAACCCCGTCCTGTGGTCCCTTCTCGTCTCTGCCTCTTGCGTTGTGAACGACGCCCGGGTTCTGGACAACTTTGATGACAACAAGAAATCCGACTGGAAAGACTTCACCTTCCAGGCCGGGTTCGGGATTCCGTCCGAAACCGCCGGGCAATTCAAGTTCGTCCAGCCGCCGGCCGGCCAGGCCATCTTTTCGGCCAGCACGAAAACCTCCGAGACCTACACGCTGCAAGATGGGCGGACGATTGAGTTTCGCGTCGATCTGGTGAAGGGCAACGGCAAGGACGCGTTCGCCGTGCTGGCCTTTATCCCCACGGCGTCCAGCGTGAACACGCTGGCCGGCTATGGCTTCGCGAAGTCCACGACCGACATTTTGATCACGAAGGGCATTGGCAAATATTTTGTGAACGAAAATCCTGCCGAGCCGCTCAAGAATGAGAACATCACGCTGGTGCTTTCGCTCACAGGCCAAGGCACGAGCGTCCTCATCAACGCCAGGGTCCTGGACAAAGACAACAACAACGCCGTGATTTTCGACCGGACGGTGACCGACACCCCGGGCGCGGACGTGTTGCGGAATGGCACGGACAGCCCGGCGGCGCCTTACTTCGGCGCCGGCAATTTCGTGCTGTATTGCTACCAGGACTTCGACCGCAGCGCGCCGCAGGACACTTACGAAGTGACTTACGACAACGCCGAAGCGTTCGTGCTGGACCACACCGTGGTCGATGATTTCAACGACAACACGAAGACCGATTGGAAGGATTTCACCTTTGTTACGGGATTAGGGTTGCCAACGGAAACGGGCGGCCAATTCAAATTTGTCCAGCCGCCGGCAGGCCAGGCGCTCTTTTCCGCCAGCACCAAGACCTCGCGCACGTTCGATCTCGTGGAAGGCGAGCGCCTCGAACTCCGCGTCGATCTGGTCAGCGGGAACGGCAAGGACGCGTTCGCGGTCATGGGTTTCATCCCGACGACGACGGGCGCGGACACGCTCGCCGGCTACGGCCTCGCCAAATCGACGACCGATATTTTGATCACCAAAGGCATCGGCAAATATTTCCACAACGAGAATCCGACCCCGGCGCTCAAGAACGAAAAGGTCACGCTTGTGCTGTCTCTGGAAGGGCGAGGCACCAGCGTCATCATCAATGGCAAGGTGTTGGACAAGGACAACAACAACGCCGTCATCTTCGAGAAGACTTACGTGGACACCGCGGGACCGGACGTGCTGCGGAACGGGACCGACAATCCGTCCGCGGCGTATTTGGGCAGCGGCAATTTCGTCTTGTATTGTTATCAGGATTTCGACCGGAACGCGCCTCAAGACTCCTACGAAGTCATTTACGACAACGCCGAAATCTGGGCGCCGCCCGTCGCCGCGAACACGCCCCCGGTGATTTCCGAAGTGAAGCCGGCTGAGTTCGCCAACTTCTTGCCCGCGTCCACGCCAGTTTCCTTCAAGGCGACGGACGACAAACCCCTGGACAACGCAAAGATCGAAGTCAGTTTGAACGGCAGCGCGCTCACGAGCGCCACCGGCTTGACGATCACCGGCGCGGGCAACAGCCGGACGGTTTCATTCGGCGGCCTGGCCGCGAACGCCAATTACGCGGTGGAAATCAAAGTGACGGACTCCGACAACGCTTCCGCAGGTTCGACGCTTTACTTCGACACCTTTTCGCCGAACAACCTGGTGATCGAGATCGAGGATTTCAATTTCGGGGGCGGCCAGTTCGTCGATAACCCGATCGTGATCCCCGAAGGCACCGGGCCGCAGGCGAAGGCATACGCCAATCAGGCCGGCGTTCAAGGCACAGACTATTCGGACACGCGGACGAGCTTCCAGAACGTGCCGTATCGCCCGGACGACTACGTGCGCATGCGGCAATCGCTCGACCTGACCCGCGACAAGTTCACCAAAGCGGGCGGTTCAGCGGCCTCGGTGTTCGACTATGACGTCGGAGACATCGTGGCGGGCGAATGGATGAACTACACCCGGACTTTTCCGGCAGGCACCTACGAAGTGTATTTGCGCGAGTCGCTCGTCAACGGCACGCAAGTCGAGGCGGTCTTGGAGAAAATGACAAGCGACCGCTCTCAGCCCAACCAGACCACGCGCACACTGGGTTCTTTCCTGGCTCCGCGAACCGGATATCTCCTGCGGAACATTCCGCTCACCGATGGCCTGGGCAAAAGCAAAGTCATCGTCCGCCTCTCCGGCCTCGAGACGCTGCGGTTGCGTCAAGTGTCCTCCGCTCCGTCGGACGGCGGGATTTTTCAGAATTACCTCGTGTTCGTGCCGGTGGCGGATCCGGGGCTTCAGCGAGCCACGGTAACGGGAGTTTCCCCGGCGCATGGCACGACCGTGGAATCGGCGACGCCTTTCCTGCAAGCGACGATTCAGAATCGCGACACCACCGTCAAAACCAACAGCATCGCCTTGCGCGTCAACAACGCCGTGGTCACCCCCACGATCCTCAGCGACGCCAATGGCGCGACGGTGGGTTATGCGCTGTCGCCGTTGCCGCCGCCGAATTCGACCGTCACCGCGCGGCTGACCTTCAGCGACAACCTCGACGTGGCGCAGACGAACGAATGGAGGTTCACGCTGACTTACAAAGCGCTCGACACGTCGATTCGAGTTCCAGGGCCTGGTTTGGCGCGCGGCCTTAACTTGCGATTGGTCCAGGCGCCGCAAGGCTCGGCCTTGGAAAACAGCCTCCAGCGCGCGGAGAATCAACTCGCCGCCAACTCCACAATTCCCGCTGCGATCTCCACGAATTTCACGGCGGACGTCATCAACTTTAACAAGACCGAAGGGCCGCGCGGCAACTTCGAGAACGACGCCGTCTTGCCTCACCTCGACCCGGCGGGCAACGGCTTGGACGATTTCGCGGTCGAAATCACGGCCTACCTTGAATTGTCAGCGGGCATTCATCGCTTCGGCGTGGTCTCGGATGACGGCTACAAGATTTCGTCGAGCCGCAATATCAGCGACGCCTCGGCCACACCGCTCGAATTCCACAATGGCGGTCCGGCGAACGAGACGTTTGACTTCGTCGTCCCGGAGTCCGGCCTTTATCCGTTCCGGATGGTATGGTACGAACGTGGAGGGGCCGGGTATGCCGAATGGTTTTCGGTGGATATCGCGACCGGCGAACGCACTTTGATCAACGATCCCGCGAATGCGAAAGCGGTCAAAGCCTACCGGACCGTGACTCCAGCGCCGGCCGTGAGACTTGAAACCGCGCTCGCCGTGACCGGGCCGTTCGCCGCCGAAGCAAGCGCCATTGTGGACGCTCAAGTCCGCACAATCACGATCCCGCTTCCGCGCGAAGCCGCACGCTTCTTCCGGATCAATTCAGACGCGCCGAAGAAGATTTCGTCGATCAAGATCGCCGGGAACCAGATCGTCATTGCGTACCAGTGATGCGCAAACTCTTTCCCAAAAGCGCAGCTCGCCGCCAATGAACCGGGCATGCGGAGTGCCGGTCTCCAACCCGGCGGATTTCGGCGACGCCTTGTCATTGCGCCGGGTCGGAGACCAGCGCTCCGGTTTATGGGAAGCTCCCACGGCCTTCGAGCCATGCACATGGCCCATGAACCTGAGATTGTGCGGGCCGCAGCCTTCAGGCTGCTTCCACGCACTCTCCGGAGTCCAGCGCTGAAGCGGCCTAAAGGCGCCTAACGGCCACGGTCCGGAACGGTTACCCTGAAAGCAGTAGCACGTCGTTGAATTCCAAGGGGCGTAACTTTCATGCGAAGTGGTGTCCCAGAATTGGGATGGGGGATTCATGGGGAAGGCAGCCTTCCCGTCACGCGTTCCAACCGCTCAGCCTACGCGATTTCCTTTCCATCGGTGTTACGGATTCCGCGTCTGGCGGACCAACTCGGTCATTTTGGCGGTCAAGAGGCCTTCGATCTTGGTCCGAAAAGGCCCGTAAAAACCGTAATAGATGAGCGACGATTGCGCTTCGTAACCGCCCTCTTTCAAAATCCGCACAGACGGAATGTAGCACGGCACTTCGTAGGCGTAGCCGACTGGCCAGGGCTGGTCCGCGGCGAACAGGCGCTTGAAGCGGATGCTGTAATCAACCACGACTTCGCCGCCCATCGCGAGGAAGGTCAGGTCGTCGCCAATGCGGATTGCTGCCAGCGGAAGTGGGACGCCCGTCGGCGGCTTTTTGCCGGCGGCGAGATTTTTGAGATAGAGTTCGGCGCGACTCTTGACGTACGCGTCCTTGCTTTGCGCGTCCTTTTCGAGTTGCTCGCGGCCGGGCGGATCCTCTAACGGGAGTTCCAGTTCCTCGAACGCAAGTCTCAGCCGGCCTTCGACAGGCCGCATTGGGCGGTTGAGCACGCCGAGCACCGTGCCGGCCAGCTCCACGCCATGGCGTTTGGAATCCAGGAGCGTGCCCCGCGGCGAAGGATTGGAATCCGCGCCCATGCCTGTCAGATAGATTGCCGTCGTGCCGGGATAAAGCGACTCGATGTGCTGGCGGGCGTAGGCCATGTAATCGCCTGAGACGATGTAAAAATCGTCGCCCGCGATGCTCGTCCCGTGGCAGGCGTAGCCAAACACAACCGCGCGCACGGTGTTGTTCGTGCCTTTGACCTTCAGGACATTGACGTCCCAATCCACTGGGCCGTCCGGGTTCTCACCGAACACGACGGCGTCGTCGCGATACACGCGGCGGTTCATCGCGAAGGCCGCGCGGCCAATTCCGTGTTCCAGCAGGGCAGGCTTCAAGTCCGCCAAAGCAGCGCCGGCGACTTCGACGAGTTTCTGGCGCAGCATCGCGCTGTACCGGCGCACGCGCTGCGCTTCCTGATCCGAATAGTGGTACATCGTCTCCAGCGTGCCTTCCAAAACCGGCGCGGAATGCGTGTGGCTCGAGACAATCATGACTTCGCCGCGCTTGAGTCCGTGCTTGTCTTCGATCTCCTGGAGGACGGGCGCGGTGAATGCGCGGCTGACTTCGCAGTTGTCGAGCGAAACGAAGACAATCCGCGTCCCTGAAGCGCTTTTCAACGCCATGGCTTGAACCAGCAGCGGGTGATCGAGTTTGTCGGCGGCCTTTTTGCGCGCGGCGTAACCCGCCAGCCAGATCGGAAGCTCCGGCGTCACGTCTCGCACGGCGAGGCCGACCTGCAGAGCGCTGACTGGCTCAGCGGCCAGGAGAAAATTAGCCGTAAGCGCCGAGGCGCTAAGGAAAAAGCCGAATTGCAGTAGAGCGTGCGCGAGCCATGAGAGGCGTTGAGGGCGGTTCATGGGGCTGTGCTTAGCGGTTGCCACGCGTGCGCGCAACTCAGAAACGATCATTCGGGCATTCTGGAAGCGCATGAAGCGCATCCGGGGAGCGCACGCGCCCTCGCGCGCAGTGGTTGGCGCCCTCGCCAACCACCTTCAGTCGGACTGAATCGGCCGACTCAGTGCCATGGTTTCAACGACGTTCCGACCGGCGAAGGCGCCGGTCGGGACACGCGGGGGCGCGTGTGGTCCCCGATTCCCAGGACTCACAGAACTTCATCCCAAATCTTCCGATCCTTGAGCATCACCTCTCGGAGCAGGCGGATGGGCGGCGCGCCGTGGCGCAACATCTCGTCGTGAAATCGTTGCAGCGAGTAACGGGCGCCTTCCTGCTTTTGGTAGTCGCGACGGAGTTTCAGAATCTGCAGCTTGCCCACGGTGTAGTAGAGGTAGCCGGGATCGAACGTGCCGCGCAGCGCTTCCTGGCGCGCCGGCTTCGGTTCATAGTAACAGTTCTCTTCGAAAAATCTCGTCGCGTCGTCGAGCGACATGCCTTCGCAGTGCGTCTTGATCGACACGCAAAGGCGGCAGAGGCGAAGCAGCGCTTCATCCGATTGCGCCAGCCGATATTTCAACGCCTTGATGCGGTCTGCCGGGGACGCGTTGCGCACGGCCGCGGCGCCGAATCCTTCATCGATCATCATTTGCTCGGTGTAATGCGCCCAGCCTTCGACGAACGCGTAGCTGGTGAATATCTTCTCCAGCCTGGTCGCCGCCGAGGCGTTCAAGCACAGGAATTGCGTGTAGTGGCCGGGATAAGCCTCGTGAATCGAGACGATGTCAGTTGTGTAGTAATTGAATGCCGTGAGCCATTCCTCCTTTTGCTTCGGCGTCCAATGCTTCTCCACGGGCGTGACGTAGTAATACGCCTCGGTGGCTTTCGTCTCAAAGGGCCCCGGCGTATCCATGGAAGCGAAGCTCGTCGCGCGAGCGAACTGCGGCGTTTCGTCCACACGCGCGCGCACTTCCGAGGGCAGGGTGATGATCTTGCGGTCGATCAAGAATTGCCGGATCGCTTCGAGATTCTTTCGCGTCTCGGGAATCAGGCCGTCCTCAGTCGGATGGTCTTTCTGAATCTCGCGGAAGACTTCAATGGGCTTGCGCGAGGGATCGATCTGGTGAGCGGTCTCGGCGAAAATCGCTTGTTCGCGCCGCAGCTCTTGCAGGCCGATTTCGAGGATTCGTTCGGGCGACAGAGCAATCAACTCCTCGACCATGAGCATCTTCTGGTATTTCTCGCGGCCGAGGGCGTAGCGCGTGTGCGACCTGGGCAGTTGCTGGACTTCGAGCCACGCGACGTAGCCCCGCAACTCCGAAATCGCACACTCGTTCGCCCCTTCAAAAACCGCTCGCAACGATTCGTTCTTGAGTCCCCGCAAAGCCTCGACCAAGTCCTTGCCCAGAAACGCCGCCGCGCCGTTGGCGACTTCAAGGGCGGTCTCGACGTAAGGTTTGGCCAGGGACTCCGCCAAATTGGCTTTCGCGGCAGCCATGACTTTCGGCGCTTCGTTCAG
This genomic stretch from Verrucomicrobiota bacterium harbors:
- a CDS encoding DUF885 domain-containing protein, which codes for MPYVGQTLLKSFSVSLFFLLLAGCAQHAPPGIVPIPGAFRPGSADAEFTRVSEEFLAGYLAFRPQTGTALGFHEYDGKITDFSRAALDAELARLKRFEQQLAELKTGALSRQAFYDYRILRAAIQSEIFKFEDMAIFTKNPMTYAGAFDVNIYVKRNFAPLEDRVRSVIAILNEAPKVMAAAKANLAESLAKPYVETALEVANGAAAFLGKDLVEALRGLKNESLRAVFEGANECAISELRGYVAWLEVQQLPRSHTRYALGREKYQKMLMVEELIALSPERILEIGLQELRREQAIFAETAHQIDPSRKPIEVFREIQKDHPTEDGLIPETRKNLEAIRQFLIDRKIITLPSEVRARVDETPQFARATSFASMDTPGPFETKATEAYYYVTPVEKHWTPKQKEEWLTAFNYYTTDIVSIHEAYPGHYTQFLCLNASAATRLEKIFTSYAFVEGWAHYTEQMMIDEGFGAAAVRNASPADRIKALKYRLAQSDEALLRLCRLCVSIKTHCEGMSLDDATRFFEENCYYEPKPARQEALRGTFDPGYLYYTVGKLQILKLRRDYQKQEGARYSLQRFHDEMLRHGAPPIRLLREVMLKDRKIWDEVL